A genomic window from Cucumis melo cultivar AY chromosome 8, USDA_Cmelo_AY_1.0, whole genome shotgun sequence includes:
- the LOC103495825 gene encoding uncharacterized protein LOC103495825 isoform X1 produces MENNGIKAEFRKPSSETAGRKYRRRSSVSGSSSSDESPKRDRSSSPKLLRDDASKDSERKPRRKEDERDLNKDSRNHHSRGSDSYRYSDRKSSRSLHGYSRHDDYARHDKYADEERDYERVSSRSNRDSKGSAHYDHTRRESEHSRSREYFRDVEKGSRDKYDASGHRSRDGDSLSERHGSGGRRHASFEEMEKHRNARDRDGRDEKRDNMKHSGDYKNERVLSHDDARGNRYDSLLGRDESKHRTKEIHKNDRKDLDDEKSSKEERKHDARETHWDKVQGKELKGKYDGKGVFVDENQGLPAKKPKLFSSGKEVNHEEDADENQSSTSKKEQDGKMSLGQGESGDSDFAADFSAAKVAAMKAAELVNKNLVGVGYMTTDQKKKLLWGSKKSTAVEESGHQWDTALFNDRERQEKFNKLMSLRLPWCLWPIVGCEGRAEDGVPTDQPRWQRTSPCRKAKGAPDGFRKTIHCWTSQKRRSNCWIRSLSLVAIGCGLFLWFDEIVTRTFSLCCCTRVMLNVLSTTFNGMFLPSTPRLKTIEQGPCAFMKVRKSSGYLQFLNLPPSFFTYELGFLFVFPRLTKSKSGKQCSYF; encoded by the exons ATGGAAAACAATGGTATAAAGGCAGAATTTCGTAAGCCCTCTTCTGAAACAGCTGGCAGAAAGTATAGGCGTCGTTCTTCTGTTAGTGGGTCGTCGTCATCGGATG AAAGTCCTAAACGAGACCGTAGTTCTAGTCCAAAGCTCTTGAGAGATGATGCTTCAAAAGATTCTGAACGGAAACCAAGAAGGAAAGAGGATGAAAGGGATTTGAATAAGGATTCTAGAAATCATCATAGTCGAGGTTCTGATTCTTATAGATATTCTGATCGAAAATCCTCTAGAAGTTTGCATGGTTACTCTAGGCATGATGATTATGCCAGACATGACAAATATGCGGATGAAGAAAGAGATTATGAGCGTGTATCCTCTCGTTCTAATAGGGATTCGAAGGGCAGTGCTCATTATGATCATACACGTCGAGAGAGTGAACATTCTCGTTCACGAGAATATTTTCGGGATGTAGAAAAAGGTTCTCGAGATAAATATGATGCTTCTGGACATAGAAGTAGGGATGGGGATTCATTATCTGAACGACATGGTTCTGGTGGTAGAAGGCATGCGAGCTTCGAAGAAATGGAGAAACATAGGAATGCAAGAGATCGAGATGGTCGGGATGAGAAGAGAGACAATATGAAGCATTCTGGAGACTACAAAAATGAACGGGTTCTCTCCCATGACGACGCTAGGGGGAACCGGTATGACTCACTCTTAGGAAGGGATGAAAGTAAGCACCGTACAAAAGAAATTCATAAAAATGATCGGAAGGACCTTGATGATGAAAAGTCTTCTAAAGAGGAGAGGAAACATGATGCCAGAGAGACTCACTGGGACAAGGTCCAAGGTAAAGAATTGAAGGGAAAATATGATGGTAAAGGTGTTTTTGTTGATGAAAATCAAGGGTTGCCTGCTAAGAAACCTAAATTATTTAGCTCTGGAAAAGAAGTTAATCATGAAGAAGATG CTGATGAAAATCAATCTTCAACCTCTAAGAAAGAACAGGATGGAAAAATGAGTTTAGGACAGGGCGAATCTGGCGACTCTGATTTTGCTGCTGACTTCAGCGCTGCAAAAGTTGCTGCAATGAAAGCTGCTGAATTAG TTAATAAGAACCTTGTTGGAGTGGGTTATATGACCACCGACCAAAAGAAGAAGCTGCTGTGGGGGAGCAAAAAGAGTACTGCCGTAGAGGAG TCTGGACACCAGTGGGATACGGCGCTATTCAATGATCGTGAACGGCAAGAAAAATTCAACAAACTCATG AGTCTGAGGTTGCCTTGGTGCCTATGGCCAATTGTAGGGTGTGAAGGGCGAGCTGAAGATGGAGTCCCGACCGACCAACCAAGATGGCAGCGAACTTCTCCGTGCCGAAAAGCAAAAGGAGCTCCAGATGGATTTAGAAAAACAATACACTGCTGGACTTCGCAGAAGAGACGGTCGAACTGTTGGATTAGGTCTTTAAGCTTAGTTGCTATAGGCTGTGGATTATTTCTGTGGTTTGATGAAATTGTTACGAGAACCTTTTCTTTATGTTGCTGCACTAGAGTTATGTTGAATGTGCTTTCCACAACCTTCAACGGTATGTTCCTCCCTTCTACACCTCGCTTAAAAACCATAGAACAGGGGCCTTGTGCATTTATGAAGGTGAGAAAATCATCAGGTTATCTCCAATTCCTGAATTTACCGCCCAGTTTCTTTACATATGAGCTTGGATTTCTGTTTGTTTTCCCACGTCTTACAAAATCAAAATCTGGTAAGCAGTGTTCATATTTTTAA
- the LOC103495825 gene encoding uncharacterized protein LOC103495825 isoform X2 produces the protein MENNGIKAEFRKPSSETAGRKYRRRSSVSGSSSSDESPKRDRSSSPKLLRDDASKDSERKPRRKEDERDLNKDSRNHHSRGSDSYRYSDRKSSRSLHGYSRHDDYARHDKYADEERDYERVSSRSNRDSKGSAHYDHTRRESEHSRSREYFRDVEKGSRDKYDASGHRSRDGDSLSERHGSGGRRHASFEEMEKHRNARDRDGRDEKRDNMKHSGDYKNERVLSHDDARGNRYDSLLGRDESKHRTKEIHKNDRKDLDDEKSSKEERKHDARETHWDKVQGKELKGKYDGKGVFVDENQGLPAKKPKLFSSGKEVNHEEDADENQSSTSKKEQDGKMSLGQGESGDSDFAADFSAAKVAAMKAAELVNKNLVGVGYMTTDQKKKLLWGSKKSTAVEESGHQWDTALFNDRERQEKFNKLMGVKGELKMESRPTNQDGSELLRAEKQKELQMDLEKQYTAGLRRRDGRTVGLGL, from the exons ATGGAAAACAATGGTATAAAGGCAGAATTTCGTAAGCCCTCTTCTGAAACAGCTGGCAGAAAGTATAGGCGTCGTTCTTCTGTTAGTGGGTCGTCGTCATCGGATG AAAGTCCTAAACGAGACCGTAGTTCTAGTCCAAAGCTCTTGAGAGATGATGCTTCAAAAGATTCTGAACGGAAACCAAGAAGGAAAGAGGATGAAAGGGATTTGAATAAGGATTCTAGAAATCATCATAGTCGAGGTTCTGATTCTTATAGATATTCTGATCGAAAATCCTCTAGAAGTTTGCATGGTTACTCTAGGCATGATGATTATGCCAGACATGACAAATATGCGGATGAAGAAAGAGATTATGAGCGTGTATCCTCTCGTTCTAATAGGGATTCGAAGGGCAGTGCTCATTATGATCATACACGTCGAGAGAGTGAACATTCTCGTTCACGAGAATATTTTCGGGATGTAGAAAAAGGTTCTCGAGATAAATATGATGCTTCTGGACATAGAAGTAGGGATGGGGATTCATTATCTGAACGACATGGTTCTGGTGGTAGAAGGCATGCGAGCTTCGAAGAAATGGAGAAACATAGGAATGCAAGAGATCGAGATGGTCGGGATGAGAAGAGAGACAATATGAAGCATTCTGGAGACTACAAAAATGAACGGGTTCTCTCCCATGACGACGCTAGGGGGAACCGGTATGACTCACTCTTAGGAAGGGATGAAAGTAAGCACCGTACAAAAGAAATTCATAAAAATGATCGGAAGGACCTTGATGATGAAAAGTCTTCTAAAGAGGAGAGGAAACATGATGCCAGAGAGACTCACTGGGACAAGGTCCAAGGTAAAGAATTGAAGGGAAAATATGATGGTAAAGGTGTTTTTGTTGATGAAAATCAAGGGTTGCCTGCTAAGAAACCTAAATTATTTAGCTCTGGAAAAGAAGTTAATCATGAAGAAGATG CTGATGAAAATCAATCTTCAACCTCTAAGAAAGAACAGGATGGAAAAATGAGTTTAGGACAGGGCGAATCTGGCGACTCTGATTTTGCTGCTGACTTCAGCGCTGCAAAAGTTGCTGCAATGAAAGCTGCTGAATTAG TTAATAAGAACCTTGTTGGAGTGGGTTATATGACCACCGACCAAAAGAAGAAGCTGCTGTGGGGGAGCAAAAAGAGTACTGCCGTAGAGGAG TCTGGACACCAGTGGGATACGGCGCTATTCAATGATCGTGAACGGCAAGAAAAATTCAACAAACTCATG GGTGTGAAGGGCGAGCTGAAGATGGAGTCCCGACCGACCAACCAAGATGGCAGCGAACTTCTCCGTGCCGAAAAGCAAAAGGAGCTCCAGATGGATTTAGAAAAACAATACACTGCTGGACTTCGCAGAAGAGACGGTCGAACTGTTGGATTAGGTCTTTAA